In a single window of the Campylobacter concisus genome:
- a CDS encoding pseudouridine synthase, translating into MEKTRLNKFISHNTNYSRREADELIKAGKVSIAGRVVSDLATSVDEDDKVRINGRLIKLKKEFTVIVYHKQKGELVSKKDDRGRKTIYDTLDKKFAKFVSVGRLDYASEGLLLLTDAPAIATALMNSDLEREYYLKVKGEVTKEVIEAMTNGFFAKDATKGAHAKTTIKSMEFKPFLAYKVFGSSGGYTKLKVIINEGQNRELRRFFGYFDLEVMDLKRVSFGRVSLDMLKPGKWRYFENSEYEDLRDFLKVNNVRY; encoded by the coding sequence ATGGAAAAAACAAGACTAAATAAATTTATCTCACATAACACAAATTACTCACGCCGTGAGGCAGATGAGCTGATAAAAGCTGGTAAGGTTAGCATAGCAGGACGAGTGGTTAGCGACCTTGCCACAAGCGTAGATGAAGATGACAAAGTACGTATAAATGGTCGTTTGATAAAGCTAAAAAAGGAATTTACTGTTATCGTCTATCATAAACAAAAGGGTGAACTAGTTAGCAAAAAAGATGACCGCGGACGAAAGACGATCTATGATACACTAGATAAGAAATTTGCAAAATTTGTTAGCGTAGGACGCTTAGACTATGCGAGCGAAGGGCTACTTTTACTAACTGACGCTCCAGCAATCGCCACAGCTTTGATGAATAGTGACTTAGAGCGCGAATACTATCTAAAAGTAAAAGGTGAAGTAACGAAAGAGGTTATTGAGGCCATGACAAATGGCTTTTTTGCCAAGGACGCTACCAAAGGCGCTCACGCAAAAACCACTATAAAATCAATGGAATTTAAGCCATTTCTAGCCTATAAAGTCTTTGGCTCAAGCGGCGGCTATACAAAACTAAAGGTCATCATCAACGAGGGGCAAAATAGGGAGCTTCGCCGCTTCTTTGGCTACTTTGACCTTGAAGTGATGGATCTAAAAAGGGTTAGTTTTGGGCGCGTTAGCCTTGATATGCTAAAGCCTGGCAAATGGCGCTACTTCGAAAATAGCGAATATGAAGACCTAAGAGACTTTTTAAAAGTTAATAACGTTAGATACTAA
- a CDS encoding tetratricopeptide repeat protein, whose translation MKKAVLLYTILLTIGFSKDLVELGLEAYSKGDYNKAVEIFTKTCNDGNNGNCYNLGLLYINGQGVKQDYNKAAKLYEKACNGEIIQACYNLGFLYYNGQGTTQDYYKTAQLWQKVCDAKYSIGCYNLGLLYEDGQGVEQDHNKAARLYEEACNNGHALSCSNLGVLYIKNQGVEQNYNKAIELYNKSCDGKNAIGCFNLGNLYEEGKYLKQDYYKAANLYKQACDGGYANGCYNLGNFYERGQGVEQDYTKATKLYEKACDGNIAQAYHNLGVLYVNGLGVEQDYYKAAQLWQKACNDRYSMSCYNLGISYNNGQGVKQDYYRAADLYKQACDDGVNDSCSNLGILYENGQGVEQDYSKSLELYEKACNNGYNRGCFNLGAFYLKGKGAKQDYHIAKEYFYKACELGLQPGCDVYKKLNK comes from the coding sequence ATGAAAAAGGCTGTTCTTTTATACACAATCTTACTAACTATTGGATTCTCCAAGGATCTAGTAGAACTTGGACTTGAGGCTTACAGCAAAGGTGACTACAACAAAGCAGTCGAGATATTTACTAAAACTTGCAATGATGGAAATAATGGCAATTGCTATAATTTAGGACTTTTGTATATAAATGGCCAGGGTGTAAAACAAGACTACAATAAAGCAGCTAAATTATACGAAAAGGCTTGTAATGGTGAAATTATTCAAGCTTGTTATAACTTAGGATTTTTATACTATAACGGTCAAGGCACTACACAAGACTACTATAAAACTGCTCAATTGTGGCAAAAAGTTTGTGATGCCAAATATAGTATTGGTTGTTATAATTTAGGGCTTTTATATGAGGATGGTCAAGGTGTAGAGCAAGACCACAATAAGGCGGCTAGATTATACGAAGAAGCTTGCAATAATGGACATGCACTAAGCTGTTCTAATCTAGGTGTTTTATATATAAAAAACCAAGGTGTAGAACAAAACTATAACAAAGCCATAGAGCTATACAATAAATCTTGTGACGGTAAAAATGCTATAGGTTGTTTTAATTTAGGAAATTTATACGAAGAAGGCAAATATCTAAAGCAGGACTACTATAAAGCGGCCAATCTATATAAACAAGCTTGTGATGGCGGATATGCTAATGGCTGCTATAATCTAGGTAATTTTTATGAAAGAGGACAAGGGGTAGAGCAGGACTACACCAAAGCTACCAAACTATACGAAAAAGCTTGCGATGGCAATATCGCCCAAGCCTACCACAATTTGGGAGTTTTATATGTAAATGGTCTGGGTGTAGAGCAAGACTATTATAAGGCAGCTCAATTATGGCAAAAAGCTTGCAATGACAGATACAGTATGAGTTGTTACAACTTAGGAATTTCATACAATAATGGCCAAGGTGTGAAACAAGACTATTATAGAGCGGCTGATCTATACAAACAAGCTTGTGACGATGGAGTTAATGATAGTTGCTCTAATTTAGGAATTTTATATGAAAACGGTCAAGGTGTAGAGCAAGACTACAGTAAATCCCTAGAATTATATGAAAAAGCTTGCAATAATGGATACAATCGCGGTTGTTTTAATTTAGGAGCTTTTTATCTAAAAGGCAAAGGCGCAAAACAAGACTACCACATAGCAAAAGAATATTTTTATAAAGCTTGCGAATTAGGGCTTCAACCAGGGTGTGACGTTTATAAAAAG